AGCATCTCTACTCACCTTCCACAAATCTCTAATAGAGACACTGATAGAAGATTCAAGTCCAAGTATACTCCAATTGGCTGTGATAGAGGCAGTTTTTGAACATCGATTCCATAGAATAACGACTAAACGTTGCCCAGAAAGTGGACCAGCCCACACCTGAAGAACAGTCAATCATCGCATAATGCTTATTTTACGCAAAAGTTTTTCTTATCATACGACCAGCTTAACCAGACAGTTCAGAAAATGGACTGCTGACTGTTAAAACTCTGCAACTGAGAAACAAACTGCCAAAGAAATCGAACTTAGCAAGTCGTCATGCTATCTGTTCGCTCGAGTATCTGATGGTTTGGGGCTGTAGCCACAGTATAGAATATATAGATTTTACAAGAATATTCAagcatggggaagaaaaggaaCAGAAGGACCAAGAGTCGCATACTTGATAACAATTGTCAGACCCATAGGCATAAACTTTTCTCCCTTGAACCCCAAGCGGATCTGCAAGCAGATAAAAGTCACTCGCCCATGCAAGTAAAAGAAATTTGCAAAGATGATATCTCAAGTGACATAAATGGAGATGCAAGGGTATAAGTATGAAGAAATAAGATCCATCTACATAAAGTTTATTGTGTGACTCATCCATATAGAGAGCGGACCAGCAGACTAAGCATCTTTACCTTGGTTTACAGAGATAACCTCCGCATTACTAAGAATTTCAAGTGTCTCTTTAGTCATGTTTCTTACATCACAACCAATTAAAAGTGGAGCCTGCAAAATAAAGCAAAGATTTAGTTTGTGAAAGACTGGAAAAGACAACATTTCTTTCAATCTTGACGGCCACGAGATGGAAACAAATAACACCCAGTACAAGAATATATGATGAGTGGAAAGATTATTCTCAGGCTCAACAGAATCGTGTGATTATGCTGGTAGTAATCAGCCACATGGGGAGTTTTGTGGAGTTCTTGATTCAGCTTGggtatttttggattttgagaaaattttgctGGAAAAGGTTATTAGAAGTAGAACTGTCTTGGTTAAGGTTTAATTATCTTCCTTCATGGTTTACATTGAAGACTAAGTTTCTTCAGAGAAAACCTTTCTCTATTCAAGAAAGGATAGCTAATTGACTTCTGATCAGATTCTagtaacaaattattaaatgcaGATTTGCTTTCTCCACATTGTGATTTCTAGCAATAACTATTTCTTTGCTCTTTGTTTACTTCATTACTGTAAACTGAGCATATTTTCCTTTGATTTTCTCTGCTGCTACTAGTCATCAAACTCTGATCCGACCTGTTTTTTAATCACCAAAGAACTGCAGCAATTAGACAAATGTTCCCAATATGAGAAGACCACATTTTTCTGCTGGTAGAGTGACAATcggaaagaaaaagatgcatGCAAAGCTTAGATTTGCCATGATCTCAGACTAACAGCTGCAAAAACAATATAAGACAGCTTGTGCCTTATGGACTTAAAAAACAGTGCTAAACAGAAATTTATTGTCGCAGAGAGCACCTTCATCAAAGCCCAAATGCTGAAATGTGCTCGGTACTCCTGGTATGTCATGCCACCATTTCCAACTTCCAACATATCCGGGTCTGCCAAAagcatgaaaaaaaatcataaaagaagGTAGAAAAAGAATCCATACATTGAGTTGCAGTCACATCTTCATCCAATCTATAGAAGAAAGATTGTTATTCCCACCATTCCATCCACCAGGCCCAGCATAGGCTGCCCACTTGTCGTTGAGATCAGCTATTGTTGTCATGCTAAATCAAAAAGGAAACAGAAGCTACATTAATACAGaatttaacaaaaacaatTTAGTCATTTGGTAAATGCAGCTTATCCATAAAGAATACTAAAGTTGGAAACATCAACCAAAATTGCCCCCCTACAGATCATTCAGGGCTTTCCCTCATTTTGTCTGTGTTTTCTGTTCTCTGTGTTCTGTTTAACTCGTTCACAAGACACAAGGTATTAATATAGAGAAATATGTTTAATGTAAAGGGTAATACATTAGTATAACGGCAAGCAGCTTCACCTGATTTTGACTATAGTttttcatcatcattattgAATTTGGGTCTCACATTAGATGTAATGGACCTATCATTCAGGTGGTCTATGCTGTAATGGACATTCCAGAGAATTGTTGTTATCAGTTGGTTCTGAAGGGCTATTATTTGCAACAACTTTTTTTAGGGTATGCAGAAAAGTCAGTTGCACACACATTggaaaacaatattttgacCCTAGCAAGCTGCAACTTTAAGAGTTTAGATACAGAGAACAAACCTTGCCCATGAATCATTAATGTCATCTGTTGTCCTCCAACTGTTTCCAACTTTGCCCGCCCATAAGGCCGGGTCATTCACACCCCTGCAAAaagttaaacaaaatttaaaaaaaaaaaaaaaaaaaaatcagttctGGAGTCTGATTTAAGATTAAGATACTATAATAGGAATCATGGGAAGAATACAAGgtctgaaataaaaaatatacaaatatcgTCAATGACAGAGGTTACCATTCACAAAGTGAATAGAATATTGTACGTCCAGTAGCATTCAAGGCGTCCCGCATTGGAGGATACCTGGCAATCATGGATTCACAATTGGACCAAGATATAGATGCCAAAATATGAAGTTAAATACACACTTACCTTTCCTCTGGTTCAATGCCCAGATTGAAGCAATTGTCATACTTCAAATAATCAACCCCCTAGATTATTAGATATAGTTTAGATATGTGAAGCtattaaacaaagaaaacagAGAAGAAAAGACAACAGCATTAAATTTATGAACATCGagatcattcaaatttttttaactagtCAAAAATTCCACTCATAGAACTTGGGTGAAGTGAACCAGATACTTTTGGGAAGACTACCAGTTATTTAAGAACTGAACTACATGGTaaagaaagtgaaaagaaagataaaagacattcccaacatcaaactgtgagactaaaaagaaaattgctaAAGAATGAATCTAAACTCACCCAAGATGCAAAGAGTTTAGCATCATCAGATTCATGGAAAAGTGACCCAGGTCGAACTTGACATGTGAAAGCCCTGTAGAAAATTCAGTTAATGCATTGGTAAGGCAAAGAAATGTTTCAGCTAACAGGAAAAAAGTGTAAATCTATGTTCAATTTCAGCATCCAGCCAGATTTTAGTGATTCATCCTACCCTGCATCTGAGTAAATACCCAGCTTCAGGCCCTTCGCATGCACATAATCAGCCAGAGACTTAATTCCCGATGGAAAAGTTTTTGCATCAGGAACTAGTTGACCCTGAACAATTATCCAGGTTTTAGTATGAAAAAGGGGAGGGGGGGAGAGAGAATAAAGCAAAATTCAAATCTTTCAACATATATCAGTTCTGGTTTGTTGGAGGGTGAGCGAATTGTTTCTAGGTGGTGCTCAACAGAACTGCTTTACACTAGTCATCTTTCAACATTTTCTTACAAGGATGGGGAAGAAGGAACCATCCACTGAACTAGAACTATAGCTTTCAGAATAAATAAAGCTTTCTTGCTGGAAACAAGATTTATTGTACATCTTATATGAACAAGACATAAAAAGCACTATAACAAATAGATGATCGCTTAGACACTTATTTACCTTTGAATCCCGAAAAAATTCAGACCAGCAATCATCTGCATTTTATGATACTAAATGAGAACACCAAAGCTATGAAGGAAACGAAATTAGGGAAACATGTAATCGTTACCTATGTTGACATAGTTATAGCCTAACTTGGCCAAGCCGGTAGAAATAAGTGCATCAGCtgtcaaaaaacaaaaaaggagaTTAGCGTATTTCTGCAGAAGTACCGAAGAATCAGCTTTCAAGAGCAAACAATATCAAAAAGATAGATTTTGCTTCTCAAAACCCATTGTCAACAGCATTCACCTTGTGATGTTCGTTCATAATAATACGAAACTCAAGATAATGAATATAACTTATCACTATTTCAAAAGGTCCCAATTTTGACAAAGACTAGAATATAAATGAATTGTGGTGCACAAATTCCAAATTGAGCACATTAATTTGCAAGAAAGCAAAAGGAGTACCTGTTTCCTTGATAACTGTTTCATTGATATTACAGGCAAAAAAATTCCAGCTATTCCATCTGTCCGACAAGACAATCAAACGAGTGATTCATAAGTGAATAGTGTAGCATCTGGGGTTCCAAGAACAAGATTATCTAAACTCCAGCTAGTTTAATGATGCCCGGAAATCTAATTTGAATCTAACAATGTACCAAATCAAGACATCCAATCCCAAGCAACCAAAAAGTCCCTTCCTGTCAGCACGTGTACTCTTTTGACCCAAAGCAAACCCACCCACCTACTCTCGAAAAAGATGTACAAGTTgtacataaaatcaaaaaatagcCAGAATCAAGAACACCGGTAGAAACCCCCTAAATCTCCTTACTTCAcaaaccaataaaaaattcagacaTCAGTGATGGGCTCTTCTTGGCCATGATCTCTCAATGTAGAACAGATCCACaaacaaagaagagaaaagaaaaggttaatAACATGAACATCAACagcacattatatatatatatatatatagagagagagagagagagggagagagggaGAGGTTGTTGGTACCCCATCTGAGGAGTCGTAGCCAACCCATTGCTCAGCTG
The window above is part of the Sesamum indicum cultivar Zhongzhi No. 13 linkage group LG7, S_indicum_v1.0, whole genome shotgun sequence genome. Proteins encoded here:
- the LOC105166991 gene encoding alpha-galactosidase 3-like, with the translated sequence MGCILTSVAILYVYVFSAAVAARVLPLHPYLNAEQKPLSNVFDTSKYGILQLSNGLATTPQMGWNSWNFFACNINETVIKETADALISTGLAKLGYNYVNIDDCWSEFFRDSKGQLVPDAKTFPSGIKSLADYVHAKGLKLGIYSDAGAFTCQVRPGSLFHESDDAKLFASWGVDYLKYDNCFNLGIEPEERYPPMRDALNATGRTIFYSLCEWGVNDPALWAGKVGNSWRTTDDINDSWASMTTIADLNDKWAAYAGPGGWNDPDMLEVGNGGMTYQEYRAHFSIWALMKAPLLIGCDVRNMTKETLEILSNAEVISVNQDPLGVQGRKVYAYGSDNCYQVWAGPLSGQRLVVILWNRCSKTASITANWSILGLESSISVSIRDLWKHKIVSEKAVASFSARVDGHACEMYIFTPLSETHRAR